In Papaver somniferum cultivar HN1 chromosome 9, ASM357369v1, whole genome shotgun sequence, the genomic stretch ACTAACTAAATCAACAAAAACAATTACCATTAGCTTTTTATAAGCCATCTCGACGAGTTTGTGCATTGCCTCCTTCTCAAGATCCCTGCATAATTAATCACATCATGAATTTGAAGTTTAAACTAAGATGACAAATGAGAAGCATATAGACAGTTGCGTGTCCTATAccgttcttcttcatctcttccaTTGCGAATAGATACATCTATCTTGAGTAAGTTCCTTTTCTTCTGTCCAGCCTATCAaattaataaatgtcaagaaATCGTTTGGAGAAAGAAGTAAACAAGAATTAAAATGTACACAAACTGTAAAGCTACTACGCGCTTTCTCAGAATAGAACTGATTGTGAAAACTTAAAGCTGTTCAAAAGGCTGCACTTCAATCTAGACTCTAGTTAAACATATCAAGAAAGTACATAGGAGCAATTAGAACTATGTAAGCAGCACCTGTTGATACAAGTTCTTCTTTAATGCAATAATGTCTTTATTTATGTCATCTTCTTCTCCCTCTGCTAGGTCAGGCTGGAACAAGGGAAACTACTGAATGTAAGACACTCAGAAAAACAAACACCATCATTTGCACTCAATTGCTTAACTTAATACAGCTTACCACGGTTTCTGGAAACAGGCCAATACTCTGCAGCTCCAGTAAAACCTTTTCGTTCACAGACATCTGTTCATATTGACGTCCCACAGAAGCAATTCCAGAAATATTAGTGTGCCCATGCTGGGAGCCATCTACAATGCTTTGATCATATCCTGTTATATCCCCAAACTCTTGATGTAGCAAGCTATCATCTCCTTGCAGCAATTCATCGCTGTAGGAAGAATATCGCATGCTAGGGCTCTTAAAACTGTTAGAGGCAGTACTTCCATCACAAGATAAGCTATCAAACATAAACGGCTTTTGAGGCCTAAAGTTCAAATCTGACTCGATTTCAGGTTCAAATCTGTTTCCATTTGCACAAGGAGAACCATCACTTGAATAAAAAAATGATGGGTTTCCCCTTTCACTACTTTGGTCGAACTCTTCCAATTCATCTTCCGCGATCAAAGCTGAGAGTACTCTTTCATACAGAGGAGTCTCAAACTTCATATTTGTCTGCATTTCATCACATAATGAATCAGCCAGTAGTTCATCACCAAAACCCAGACAACGAGCTGAATCACTTGGTCCAGTTCCATTCGATTGGATTTCTTGTCTCTCTCTCGAAACCAAAGGTTGAGAAGATGCCACTCCATCAGGTACTAGATCACCCTGTGGAAATTGAACAGCTTCAGAACTACCAAAACAAGAAGGTTCTTAGAcatttttgtttaatttatttCGTTACTATATGGAATGGAAGTTTCAACTTTTATGAAATAAATAACACATTTTCTTGAGGAGTATCTGTCATGCCAATAAGGTACATGAATTGTGTCATGCATGTGCAAGCAACTGGACATTGAACAGCTTCAAAACTACCAAAATAAGAAGGTTCATAGAcatttttgtttaatttctttTGTTACTTTCTGAAATGGAAGTATCAACTTTTACAGGTGAAATAAATAAAACATTTTCTTGCAGAGTATCTGTCATGCCAATAAGGTACATGAATTATGTCATGCATGTGCAAGCAACTAGTTTGCTAGTGTTGACAAAAGAAAGTATGCCAGCTGAACTGCCATTTTCAAAGAAGGAGAAAGTTATGCCTCTTAAATCTCGAGAGAGTAGAAGTTCAATCACTAAACTTACCAGAATGTTAGTGTTGGCACCAAATGATTCATGAATACTTTCATCAAGCTCTTCCACAAAATGTAACTGCTTAAAACACATTGAAACGAAGTTAGAGACCATTAACAAGAGCATTCAGGGTCTGCAATGAGAAAGACGTGGTACTATAACCTGTTGCTTCAGAAAGGCAGCAGTATCCAAATTGACAGTAGCGAAAACTGGCTCCATTTTCTTCCAGAACGATCCAGTACAGGCGTGATCTAAAGAAGAAAGTAAAGTTTACTTTAGATGTTGGAACATGCAATGTCAAAAAAATAGAGAGATATCTCACTAATACTTAAATATCAGATACATACTTCTGGAACTATGAACAGATGCTGCTGCTGCTAACAGTTCTTCATGATCATCATCTGATTCGCCTAGAAGATAAGTTAAGTAAGTAACCGGAATAAGGAAAATGTAAAGATATAGTTATGGATATAACTTTCAAAGTTTCAACAAGTATGATACCTGATAGATTCAGGGGATTCAGCAAGAAAATGCATGCTTAAAGAAGAAAATGTAAAGATATAGTTATGGATATAACTTTCAAAGTTTCAACAAGTATGATACCTGATAGATTCAGGGGATTCAGCAAGAAAATGCATgcttaaagaagaaaaataggcAGAAAAGGAGAGGTCTGTAATTTTGTCAATGGAACTAGAATCTAAGGTGAAACATCAGATCACATGTTCAAGGCCTGAAATGAAGAAAGTACTTCACAACTACCTGTAAAATCAGAGGAAACACCATTTAGTATATGAACAGCACGCGTATAAGCCTTCCTTTCCGATAGCTTTTTTGAGGGTGGGCGACCAGGTTTACTGAACGAAAAAAGAATATCGACGAATCAATAATTTTCATTCCCAAATGGCATATAAGGTTAATTCCCTAATAacgacaataaaaaaaaaaggggggggggggaggggggaGCACCTTTCATTCTTATCAGAACCAGGTCTGGAATTCTGGAGTGGCTTCGATAACGCTTGATTCTCCAACTTTTCCCTCAATGGAGGAGCACCTGCTCTTGATAGTGATGAACCTCTTCCACTTCTTCCTTGTCTTCGCACACCATCTCCAATTTCTTCATTGCTGTGCATCTTATTCTTCTTTGTAGGCGCCATAAGAGGACCAACTTTTTGTGAACCAGTAACAGCTTTGTCGTCTATCTCATCATTATCAATTCCTTTCTCCTTCGATTTTTCACCAGCTTCTGATTCCTCACTTTTAGACAATCTGGCCGGCGATGGAGCAATCTCAAGTTTCACTTTCTGCTGTTGGGTGTTAGTAGATGCACCCCTGGATATTAGTGAACTGTTTGGCTCACTAGGAGTTAATCTACCACCAGTATCTTCACCTGGAAATCCTTCAGATGATGTCTGAGCTTCATCTTGATTCGGGACAGGAGATACCAGATTCGCTCTCCTAGTTCGAGAGATTTTTTGCGGTCTCTGACCAACCCACTGTGCCATGGGGGGTGAAGATGATCCTGTAGGAAGAGGACGCTTCCTAATATTCGGACCACTTACAGCCTGAACTTTGTTTAAGCTCGGAGGTTGCTCCCACCCATCGGTGACTCCAGGTCCTCGGTGGAAATTAGGAGATGAATGCACCGCACCAGCACTAGCACGTGGGGCCCTAGAAGCCTTTCCTTTAGTCACTGGATTAGAACTTCCTACCTGACTGTCTTCACGAACATTAAGCCTGGATTTTAAGATCATCAACATTGAGAATCCACAAGTATGTGGTGTTAAGTAATCATATAAAATAAGCAACCAGGtgatgataaaataaaaatgagtttaaacGTACTTGATGTTTCCCTTTGTGACACCTCTCTCTTTGTCCAATCCGGCCAATCTCTCCCGTCTATCATTTGAAAGAGAGACATTTTCCGGCTCATTCTTGGCAACAACACGGGCATTTCCACTAGTAGACTGGGATGCACCATCCAATTTGTTGTTTCCAGCAACTCCATTGGAAGAACCAGATCTGCAAGATATGTTACATTCATATAACAAAAAATGACATTTTTACAAAAAGAGATTATTATGAACCGATATCAACCATCCAATAGACCACTATGCAAATAGAGAAGTAATTAAGTACACCTGCAGACATGTTATGCTTGTAGTAATATGATACAAAAATAATGAGCAACTTTCTGCGTGGAGGTAAAGAATGCCTATGCCCGACTAAGAGAAGCTTCTGAATGTTTAGCAAACATATGAATGAATCCACGAGATACTGTTCGAATAGGTTAGGGATCAACAAATTCTGACATACCATTTCTATTACTCTTTGGTCAACACGTAAATCCAGGTTCAGTTATCTCAAGCTTTTCAGGATTCATGTATATACAACTTTAGATTTCTTGAGAACTTACCCGTAACTATGAGTATCACTGGATCGAAATGCTGGATCATTTGGAATTTTTTGAATCATTGGTCGTTTCAGCTCCCGGTCGCTGTCCCCAGCTCTAGTGATAACTGCTCCTACAGAACgcttccttttcatcttcttatcCCACCCTTCACCACCAGCAGGCAGTCCTCGAATCTTTTCCTCAC encodes the following:
- the LOC113313407 gene encoding uncharacterized protein LOC113313407 isoform X3 → MAGSTRFELASGNNEGTAFPANYANGQRGNYSGGPNLDRSGSFRDGIESRLLGSGPALSRGNNGPLSVELPQLSQFLSLEMITIGDQKFTRSGELRRVLGVSLGSTSEDHFGAAHPKAPPIASEELKRFRASVSDTSTKARDRVKKFSDSIAKLDKYRHNLFARKRRSESSERSGGGGMLKMGSQIHKNPPDIVNQKMEERTKNVLNRRVRTSIADSEGRATAPLRQPAMLDKERDMFRANSGGPVQGEEKIRGLPAGGEGWDKKMKRKRSVGAVITRAGDSDRELKRPMIQKIPNDPAFRSSDTHSYGSGSSNGVAGNNKLDGASQSTSGNARVVAKNEPENVSLSNDRRERLAGLDKERGVTKGNIKLNVREDSQVGSSNPVTKGKASRAPRASAGAVHSSPNFHRGPGVTDGWEQPPSLNKVQAVSGPNIRKRPLPTGSSSPPMAQWVGQRPQKISRTRRANLVSPVPNQDEAQTSSEGFPGEDTGGRLTPSEPNSSLISRGASTNTQQQKVKLEIAPSPARLSKSEESEAGEKSKEKGIDNDEIDDKAVTGSQKVGPLMAPTKKNKMHSNEEIGDGVRRQGRSGRGSSLSRAGAPPLREKLENQALSKPLQNSRPGSDKNESKPGRPPSKKLSERKAYTRAVHILNGVSSDFTGESDDDHEELLAAAASVHSSRNHACTGSFWKKMEPVFATVNLDTAAFLKQQLHFVEELDESIHESFGANTNILGDLVPDGVASSQPLVSRERQEIQSNGTGPSDSARCLGFGDELLADSLCDEMQTNMKFETPLYERVLSALIAEDELEEFDQSSERGNPSFFYSSDGSPCANGNRFEPEIESDLNFRPQKPFMFDSLSCDGSTASNSFKSPSMRYSSYSDELLQGDDSLLHQEFGDITGYDQSIVDGSQHGHTNISGIASVGRQYEQMSVNEKVLLELQSIGLFPETPDLAEGEEDDINKDIIALKKNLYQQAGQKKRNLLKIDVSIRNGRDEEERDLEKEAMHKLVEMAYKKLMACRGSSASKSGVLKVSKQATMAFVKRTIARCRKFENTGKSCFSEPALRNIVFSGLVDRIDAKSADAIGATATSARVHASQSEPRTSGVGVIPPVIRRHGPQGDKLERGSLDALQIPHHSSSPIFQKYETLSNRGKKKEVLLDDVAGGIASRSTPAPGSGLMGGAKGRRTERERDQNKVTTARNSVPKVGRPALGGYRGDRKTKTKPKQKTAQLSTSGNGLLGRVTETTCPVYPSARGSSDAVTNVSGKISRETGTCSLGNVPQGSSIELEEPFDFSNLPLSELDCIGDLGASNNPGAPQDLTSWFNFDEESLQDHDSMGLDIPMDDLQDIM
- the LOC113313407 gene encoding uncharacterized protein LOC113313407 isoform X1, translating into MAGSTRFELASGNNEGTAFPANYANGQRGNYSGGPNLDRSGSFRDGIESRLLGSGPALSRGNNGPLSVELPQLSQFLSLEMITIGDQKFTRSGELRRVLGVSLGSTSEDHFGAAHPKAPPIASEELKRFRASVSDTSTKARDRVKKFSDSIAKLDKYRHNLFARKRRSESSERSGGGGMLKMGSQIHKNPPDIVNQKMEERTKNVLNRRVRTSIADSEGRATAPLRQPAMLDKERDMFRANSGGPVQGEEKIRGLPAGGEGWDKKMKRKRSVGAVITRAGDSDRELKRPMIQKIPNDPAFRSSDTHSYGSGSSNGVAGNNKLDGASQSTSGNARVVAKNEPENVSLSNDRRERLAGLDKERGVTKGNIKLNVREDSQVGSSNPVTKGKASRAPRASAGAVHSSPNFHRGPGVTDGWEQPPSLNKVQAVSGPNIRKRPLPTGSSSPPMAQWVGQRPQKISRTRRANLVSPVPNQDEAQTSSEGFPGEDTGGRLTPSEPNSSLISRGASTNTQQQKVKLEIAPSPARLSKSEESEAGEKSKEKGIDNDEIDDKAVTGSQKVGPLMAPTKKNKMHSNEEIGDGVRRQGRSGRGSSLSRAGAPPLREKLENQALSKPLQNSRPGSDKNESKPGRPPSKKLSERKAYTRAVHILNGVSSDFTGESDDDHEELLAAAASVHSSRNHACTGSFWKKMEPVFATVNLDTAAFLKQQLHFVEELDESIHESFGANTNILGDLVPDGVASSQPLVSRERQEIQSNGTGPSDSARCLGFGDELLADSLCDEMQTNMKFETPLYERVLSALIAEDELEEFDQSSERGNPSFFYSSDGSPCANGNRFEPEIESDLNFRPQKPFMFDSLSCDGSTASNSFKSPSMRYSSYSDELLQGDDSLLHQEFGDITGYDQSIVDGSQHGHTNISGIASVGRQYEQMSVNEKVLLELQSIGLFPETVFPLFQPDLAEGEEDDINKDIIALKKNLYQQAGQKKRNLLKIDVSIRNGRDEEERDLEKEAMHKLVEMAYKKLMACRGSSASKSGVLKVSKQATMAFVKRTIARCRKFENTGKSCFSEPALRNIVFSGLVDRIDAKSADAIGATATSARVHASQSEPRTSGVGVIPPVIRRHGPQGDKLERGSLDALQIPHHSSSPIFQKYETLSNRGKKKEVLLDDVAGGIASRSTPAPGSGLMGGAKGRRTERERDQNKVTTARNSVPKVGRPALGGYRGDRKTKTKPKQKTAQLSTSGNGLLGRVTETTCPVYPSARGSSDAVTNVSGKISRETGTCSLGNVPQGSSIELEEPFDFSNLPLSELDCIGDLGASNNPGAPQDLTSWFNFDEESLQDHDSMGLDIPMDDLQDIM
- the LOC113313407 gene encoding uncharacterized protein LOC113313407 isoform X2 translates to MAGSTRFELASGNNEGTAFPANYANGQRGNYSGGPNLDRSGSFRDGIESRLLGSGPALSRGNNGPLSVELPQLSQFLSLEMITIGDQKFTRSGELRRVLGVSLGSTSEDHFGAAHPKAPPIASEELKRFRASVSDTSTKARDRVKKFSDSIAKLDKYRHNLFARKRRSESSERSGGGGMLKMGSQIHKNPPDIVNQKMEERTKNVLNRRVRTSIADSEGRATAPLRQPAMLDKERDMFRANSGGPVQGEEKIRGLPAGGEGWDKKMKRKRSVGAVITRAGDSDRELKRPMIQKIPNDPAFRSSDTHSYGSGSSNGVAGNNKLDGASQSTSGNARVVAKNEPENVSLSNDRRERLAGLDKERGVTKGNIKLNVREDSQVGSSNPVTKGKASRAPRASAGAVHSSPNFHRGPGVTDGWEQPPSLNKVQAVSGPNIRKRPLPTGSSSPPMAQWVGQRPQKISRTRRANLVSPVPNQDEAQTSSEGFPGEDTGGRLTPSEPNSSLISRGASTNTQQQKVKLEIAPSPARLSKSEESEAGEKSKEKGIDNDEIDDKAVTGSQKVGPLMAPTKKNKMHSNEEIGDGVRRQGRSGRGSSLSRAGAPPLREKLENQALSKPLQNSRPGSDKNESKPGRPPSKKLSERKAYTRAVHILNGVSSDFTGESDDDHEELLAAAASVHSSRNHACTGSFWKKMEPVFATVNLDTAAFLKQQLHFVEELDESIHESFGANTNILGDLVPDGVASSQPLVSRERQEIQSNGTGPSDSARCLGFGDELLADSLCDEMQTNMKFETPLYERVLSALIAEDELEEFDQSSERGNPSFFYSSDGSPCANGNRFEPEIESDLNFRPQKPFMFDSLSCDGSTASNSFKSPSMRYSSYSDELLQGDDSLLHQEFGDITGYDQSIVDGSQHGHTNISGIASVGRQYEQMSVNEKVLLELQSIGLFPETVPDLAEGEEDDINKDIIALKKNLYQQAGQKKRNLLKIDVSIRNGRDEEERDLEKEAMHKLVEMAYKKLMACRGSSASKSGVLKVSKQATMAFVKRTIARCRKFENTGKSCFSEPALRNIVFSGLVDRIDAKSADAIGATATSARVHASQSEPRTSGVGVIPPVIRRHGPQGDKLERGSLDALQIPHHSSSPIFQKYETLSNRGKKKEVLLDDVAGGIASRSTPAPGSGLMGGAKGRRTERERDQNKVTTARNSVPKVGRPALGGYRGDRKTKTKPKQKTAQLSTSGNGLLGRVTETTCPVYPSARGSSDAVTNVSGKISRETGTCSLGNVPQGSSIELEEPFDFSNLPLSELDCIGDLGASNNPGAPQDLTSWFNFDEESLQDHDSMGLDIPMDDLQDIM